The sequence GGATGCCCAGCAGGTTCTGGACATGATGCCCCACCTCGTGGGCGATGACATAGGCCATGGCAAAATCCCCCGGCGCCCCGAACGTGCTGTGCATGTCATCGTAGAAGCCTAGATCGAGATAAATTTTTCCGTCCAGAGGGCAATAGAAAGGCCCGGAACCGGAGGAGGCGACTCCGCATCCGGACTGCACGCTGCCGGAATAAATCGCCAGGGTCGGCTCTTCGTAGGCTTGCCCGCTCCTAGCGAACAGCTCGTTCCAGACCTCCTCTGTTTCCTTCAGCACGACCGCTGAAAACGTGCGCAACTGCGCTTCTTCGGCGCTTTCCTGATAGTTGCCCCCGCTCTGTTCATAGGCGGTCGGCTGTTCCTGGACCATTGTCAGCAGGTCCAGGGGGTTGCCGCCCATGAGCATGTAAACCACGGCAACAATCAGCCCCAAACCGCCCAGCCCCCCTACTCCAGCCCGCCGGACGCTCCGCCCTCTGCGGTCTTCGATGTTCGTACTTTCCTGCCGCCCGCGCCATTTCATAAGGATGCCCTCCTCGCCCCGGGGCGACCCCTATTCAGGACGTGCCGGAGAATTACATCGTGTTTCCATCAAGCAAAGCCTGAGGATATCGGGAGCAAAGCGACTATACCCATGTTTTCCGTCAGCAGGCAACTGAATCGGGCAAGCCTGCGTGATCCGTACAGACACGAAGGACGGGAGGTCGGGCTCAGGTAGCATTGATCTGCATCATTCGCATCGGTGCCTTAAAGGAAGACCCGATCCGGGCCTCTTGCGATCCGAACGTGATTGGCAGGCGATTTCCGACAAAGCAAACTTCACGGTGCGCCCCGTTCCCGCCGCGTCATCCAGCGCTGTCCTTGCGGCATCCCCCTTGCATTTCCATGATATTTCACTGCAATTTTTTCTTCTGGAGGAATCTGCATGACCTCGATCGAGAACCGCATTTCAGTGCACGACGCGCAACCGCTGGACATGGGCAAAATTAAACCCGTAGCTGTCTGGGAACAGCCAGAGGAATTGTTCGAGAATTTCATGAGCGCCCACGAGGCGATACTTGAATCGCGCCATTCCACGCGTCCGGACACATCGAAGAACCCGGCCTACGCAGCCTACGCCACTGTTCAGGTTGGAGGCCAGGTGGTGGCCGAGATCGACAATCACGGTTTTGTCACCACCTCCAATAGGGCGGGCGCCATGCTTGGAAACCTGCCGAACTCCGCCCAGGGAGTGATCTCAGGGCCGAACCTGGCCAAAGCCAGAGCGGAATATCTTGCCGACCTGCTCGGCGGCGAGGTGGTCATGTCTTCCACGGCGCTGACCCAAGCCGCATTTGCAAACGTGCCCCAGCCCAAGGTCGAACTGGACACGAAGGCCATGCTGTCCGACCCTCTGTACCAGAACCTGCAACGCCTGAAGCAGGCCAGGGCGCGATACATCGAAGGGCTCGCACCGGACGCCGCTTTCGGATCCATCGCCTAGGTTAAAAAAGAAGACTCGCGCCCGCCGCCTTCTTCAGGATGCGACCCGCTGAACTGCCAATTCAGCTTCGTGCGCAAAATGAAGAAGGCCGCAACGAGTGCGTACCTTGTTTAAGAAAAGTCAACGCGAGCCTCGACCCCTTTTGCTAACATTTCAGCGAAGGGTTCACGAACGATCAGTTCGAGTATGCCCATATTTGACACATAAGATTGCTTATTCTCTCAGATGGGTTACATAGAGTGAATGATAACATTAATAATAATTGTCAGCATTTTTCTCGTTCTTCTGGTTGCCGTGTTCCTTCTCAGGAGCAATCATGAAACGCTAAACCGCGAGATTAACATCTGTTTCAATGAGATGAAGGCGAAGGAAATTGGCAATCGTTGACGACAGCATCATGTAGCACCGCTCCGAACCGGAGCTTATTCTGCGAAGGAAGCTACAAAAAAGTTGCGGAACGACTGAAAGTGCTCCTTTGCGTACACTGAAAACAACAAAACCACCCGTTGTCGGATGGCTTGTTGTTTTTTTCATATTCAAGAGTGGATCAGATTATTGAGACCAAAATTTGCGTCTATATCCAATAAATTCATGATTCAAGATCAGATCTGATCCCAGTTTCCCATGTGGCGGACTTCAAGGCGGACGCGCTGGGTATTCTCAATCCGTGGCAGTAGAAGCGAAACGTGGCCCATTTCTTCACTTGACACGCATTGTCCCGGTTCATACTTGTAGCGAATATGTAGCCATATTGTAGCCAAGCAGAGGATGCCAGCATGAGATTATTCACCGATCGCGAGTTCCGCAACGAACCGGGCAAAATCCGAGAAGCACTCGCCGACCAGGAAGTCGTCATGACGAGCCGGGGCAAGCCATATGCCGTCTTGCTACCAGTCCACGACAGCAACGACATCGAGGAAGTCCTCCTCCTGGCACGCCGCATCAGGGCGCAGATGGCGCTTTCCGCCGTGCGACGAAAGGCGGCGCAGTCCGGTCTGGATAAAATGCCCGAGACGGAGATCGATGCGGAGATTTCGGACGTGAGGGCGAAACGCGGCCGGTCCGACGCAGAATGAGCGTACGCGTTGTCATCGACACCAACGTGCTGGTTTCTGGTTTGCTTGGCGTGTATTCCTATCCGGCGCGCATCATCGACCTTGTCTATTCCGGACGGTTCCACTGCGTCCACGACGACCGCATCCTCATGGAATACCGGGAAGTACTGTCACGCCCGAAGTTCGCCAGCGCAATTTCCGAGCACGAGAGAGACGACCTGATCGACTATCTGGACCGCTGGGGCCTGCATGTCCTGCCCGGCCCGATTGGCCCGCTTGCGGCCACCGCGCCTGATCCCTTCGACCTCCCCTTCGCCGAGGCGGCCGTCGCAGGACAGGCAAGCTACATCATCACCGGAAACACCGCCCATTTCGATTTCTTTTCGGGCAACCACTGGGGAATCCGGGTTCTGACTCCCAAGGATTGCCACGCCCTAATCTGCGGCGGCGCATGAACCGAAGCGACGCGTTCAGTCAATTTTACACTGGCATGTGATCTCGAAAGCTCGCCTCGCTGGCATAGCTTTGTCAAAAGAAGACCAGCCCTCTTTCCTGATCGATATTGGGACGCATGATCAGGTTTATTAAATTGGATGAGTTGTTTGGATTTTTGAAAATTCAAGATTCAAGATGCGACCCCATTTCCCGCGATGTGGCGGACTTCAAGACGGACGCGTTGGGTATTCTCAATCCGTGGGAGTAGAAAGGGTGACGATTTCGCTTTTCGTTTGCTATTTCTGACGATTTGTCTTGATTGACGGGCTCATGAGCGAAGATGCGTCAAAGGAAGCTCCCGTGCCCTTGACAGGCTTCGATAACTGTTTTTCTTGAATAATGCCAATTTGTAATCATATTTTAAGACACAAACTCATTTTTTGAGAACTCCCCCCGTTTTGACCTCACCCCAGGCATCTCAAACAATTATCTTGAAAATTACCGCAATAATAACTATATTTTTAGAATATACGGTTTTTATAATCATTTTTTGAGAGCCGTAACGATTTTTTGAGGTGTGATGATATTGGGCACGACACAGATCCGACCAGCAGGCTATGCGTTTCTGATAGAGCAATACGGCTTGAGCGCTTTGCCGAACTGGCACACGTCCTCAGTCAGCCCGACGGGGACGCTGCGCTCGACTGTTCAGGATGGGCGGGAGGAATCCGTCTATCCCCAGTCCTATTGGCCCGGAGACGGGACGGGAGGCCATCTGGAGTTCGCCCTCAAGTACGACGGCGTCAATCTTGGCATCCTGTCGGCCCTTTTCGACGTGGTTCCGCCAGAAGAGATAGCGGCCTGGGTCAATTCAAAACCGACCGGGAAATACGCCCGCAAAATCTGGTTCCTGTATGAATTCCTGACCGGACGGGAACTCCCTCTGCCGGATCTGACCAAGGGAAATTACACCCCGCTGCTTGAACCGGACCGTTACTACACCGCAGCGCCCGGCCGTCGCATGCAGCGCCAGAGAGTCATCGACAATCTGCTTGGGGGGAAAGATTTCTGCCCCATCATCCGGCGCACCGAAAAGCTCGACGCCATGGAAGGAATCGACCTGCGCAAACGGTGCGAAGAGGTCGCTGCCTCCTATCCACCCGAGCTTCTCAGACGGGCACTCACCTACCTGTACAACAAAGAGACCAAGTCCTCATTCGAGATCGAGCACATCAAGCCAAGCCCCTCCCGGACAGAGAAATTCATCGGCTTGCTGGAGATGGCCGAGCACAAGGACTTTTGCGAGAAGCCTCTCCTGATCGACGTGCAGAACCGCATCGTCGATCCCCGCTTTCAAGACTCGGACTACCGGGCCAACCAGAACTACGTCGGTCAAGCCGTTTCCTATCAGAAGCAGGTCGTTCACTATGTCTGTCCCAGACCGTCCGACCTCCCGGAACTGATGGAGGGACTCCTCACTGCCCATCACGTGATGAAGAAGGGCGCGCTCCCCGCCATCATCCATGCCGCCGCCATCTCCTACGGATTCGTCTTCATGCATCCCTTCGAGGACGGCAACGGCCGTATTCACCGGTTTCTCATTCACAATATCCTGTGCCTGCGCGGCGAGATCCCGAAAGGGCTCATGTTTCCGGTCTCCGCCGCCATGCTGAAAAATCCGGAGCTTTACGATCACTCCCTGGAGGCGTTCTCAAACCCGCTGATGCGGCTGGTCGAATACAACCTGGACGATCTCGGCCAGATGACCGTGACGGATGAGACCGGGCCTCTGTACAGGTACATCGACATGACCGCGCAGGCGGAAGCGTTGTATGATTTCGTCAAGATCACCATCGAGCACGAACTCGTGGAAGAACTCGATTTTCTGGCGAATTACGACAAGACCAAGCAGGCCATGCAGCAGATCGTTGATATGCCAGACCGTCTCATCGATCTTTTCATCCAGCTCTGCCTGCAGAACAATGGTCGTCTTTCAGCAAGAAGGAAGGAATCACATTTCGGATTTCTGACCGATGACGAGTTGGCCGGCATGGAAAACGCCGTTCGTGAAGGATATGCGAGGAACTGAGTTTCAAGGGGGAGAGGATCGGGCTCGGACAGATTCGTTAAAGGACGACCTGACCCCTTGCCCCTCCTGCACCATCTTCGCTATGTCCAAATTCGGCCAATAACGGACATAGAATGCCGCATAAAACTAGGAAAAATCTCGAATGCGAAGTGCCATTGATTCAAGGTCATGTTCTCCAACATTTGCTGCTAGTTTAACAGTAAGATTGTGCTTCAATATGGCGAGATCAAAGAGCAATTCTGGGATCCCTGAATCTCCGAATAAGGCCGGCAATATGTAGAATGCTCCAAAGTGACGGTATGAATTAAGAAATCTTTCTAAATTAGTACCATTGTCGGGCGTCATAGTTAGAGATCTACTGGCCATTGTCATCACTTGATTTGATTTGAAGCTGCTCGTTTCGGGCAATTTGGAGGTTAGCAGAACACAATAGTGATGCTCGTTTTGTTTCGGCAATCGCTGAATGATGGATAAAGAAATCTCTTCATTTTTATCCTGTGTACCAAACCGTTCCAACCACCGCTCAAAAATTTTTCTTCCGCCTTCCTCATTTTCAAAAAGAAACGCTATACATGGCGGCTGGGAAGGGCTGAATTGAGCATAAGCTGTTCCTCTCCACTGTGCTTGATTCCAAGCATGAATATCAATGACAGATTTAACGCTATATGCCCGGTGATCTTTTGGCATCGGCGGTCTGTCACTTTGAGATTCTATTTTATCATCTTCTTCTGTAAGTGGAACAAGGTTTAGCGCCGGGCGTTCGCTATGTAATTCGTAAGATTTCTGTATGGCGTCTTGCCAGTCTGCTATTCTGGAAATGCTGCGCGTCGCTATCCTGTGGTAACTGGTAGAGGCTAGCGCCACCATTGTCATTCTGTGCTGTACCGCCTCATCTGTATAAAGATTTTTCAGAAATTTATCTGCATCTTCAATGATACAGCATGCGGCAAGGACGTGGCCTGATACTTTCGCCCAGAATTTATGAATCTCGTTTTGATTTTCAAAGCTACTGGGAGAAAGATTAATGGGCCAGGTGATAGTGCCGGTTATATCCATGGCGCTCATTTCAAAAGATGGCTCGGGTGCTTTAGTGCATTCCACCACATTAAGCCGTAATTTTTCTGTATGAGGAACAATGCGCTGTTCAATCGCGGTGGCAAAGAAGGCCTCCAAAGAACCCAAAACAGCTTCCGCAATAAGGACGGATTGAGTGCTGCCTTCAACATGGATTTCAACGGTCATACCCAGAATAGTTGTGTTTAAAGTCTGCGGTTCTTCGGTGTTCAGGACAAGAGAGGCGCGCAGATTATGTGCAACAGGCTGGCTTGCGAGCATTGAAAAAATGCGGTTTGCATCTTCATCGGATTCATCCTCAGGTAAGCTGCCGTCGGCCCGTAAAACATCGGCATGGCCAAGAGTATAAAGAAGCGCAGACCGCGCCATAAATAATCCGAGAGCATCAAGGATATCCGGCAGATTCTCCAGATTACGAAGATCAGGTTCAGTCAAATTCAGTAACAGGCTGCCCAGCGCCATATCAAATTTCCGAATATCTTCGCTGACCTTTTCTTTCGAATCGTCTGCCAATGGAAGAGTGGCCAGAGCGCCGTTTAATAATTGAATCGAAAAGAGGAAATCGGGAATGTGACACAATTCCAGCGATATCCACGCCCAGATTTTCATCGTTGGAACAAAGCTAACCGGCAATGCACTGTCTTCTTCACCTTCCATAACAAGGGATGCGGCAAGAAAGGCACAGCTTGCCCGCGCAGCCCACAACAGGCCAGCACTCCGGTAGGCAAGCATCAACAGTTGAAGGGCTTCGATGAGATGTTCCGTGTACTCCTTTTTTGTCAGCCCTATAGCGGCTTTTCCAAGCAGGCGGATCATTTCAAAGTTATTATCAAAATCCAGCTTCTGTGCCCGTTTAAGGAGTATCAAAGCGCCTTCGGCTTCACTTTTCCGTTTGGAAACAAATTTTGCCGTTTTTTCTACCAGATCGTTGTAAGCGGGATCATTCCCTGCCACATTTCCGGCGACTTCCACCATTTGCACCAACCGGTCAGCTTTATACTCGCCAAGTCCGCTTGCTTTTTCCAAGGTTGCGGAAAAATCGCTCCAAACGCTGGCCAATTCCTCGCGTTTATTATCAAGCATAGCTTGGTTCATCCGGATAATAAGGAGAGAGGTTTGCGCTTCAAGTGCATTGTTGGGACGATCTTTATCTGTTGCTATCTTTCCTAACGCGTCCTTGAGCCTACCTGTGCGCTCCTCCAGCCTGCATTCATCGCGGGATATATGGTCATGAATAACGGAATTTACGAAGAGTTGAAGCAGATTGCTTAAAAATTCCAGATTCAAAGCATGATCGGATTTAAGCACCAGCGTTTCAAAGGTTTCATATGAACTCTTTAAAAAATGAAAATCATCAAACCACCAGAATGCCGTCCAAATATGTTCGTATTTGGCTTCCAACTTTTGCCGGTAGGTACCGTCTGCCTCTGCCAGTCGGATAGCTCGGAGAAATCTTCCGTCTGTTTCGTGGCGTGGACGTTCCATATTCCGGGAGAGCTTTGCCGCCAAGAGGGCTTCTGTAACCCGCTGTTGTTCCATGCCTGCAAAGGCATCAGGGTCATCAATGGACTTTTCAATTTCTGTCAGTTGCTTTGTCCGTGAATAGTCCGTTGGCCCCAGTCTTAGCGGATCATCTTTGGCTTCGCCGATTTTCAGGTAATTGTAGGCAATATCTTTACGATCATTTTCTATGATCTCTTTTACGATCCATGATCGATCGTGAATTGTAACCGGAATACCAAATTGTTCTGAAAGCTCATCCTCGATACGGGCACGAACCTTATCCCGTGCAAACCTGCTCGTGACAAAAAATATCCTTTTGTAATCACGCTCCGTTTCAACAATGCCTTTCACATCACTGCGAACCTTTACTGACCATTTATTTTCAGCACTAAAAGCAAAAGCCCATCGCTCCTGTGCTGACTTTAGCTCGCCAACATAAAACAAAGCCGCAACTTCTTCAGCTACGGGGTATGTTTCAGTATCAGCCTTGCTATCGCCTCCGCCATCCGGCCCCGTATGCGCGCGTAAGTTTGGACAAACCGTCCGTTCGCAGAGTTTCCGGCAAAAGATTTCAAAGTCATGTGTTTGATTGCGAGAGGTAATAGAATTTAAATGGTATTCTAACGTGGGAGTGTCCAGAAAGTAGGCTATCCGGTCTTGGGTATCCGAATAATATTCAGGCCGTAGTCCCCTCATGAATTGAGATGGTGAGATTATCTCCATATGTGATTCTTTATCTTTGGCCATTACTCTCTACTTTATAGTAATCAAAAACGTCCGCTTGGGTCGATATCGAACTTACTACGCTCAACGTGGAGTTCAGTGGTGAAATTCTGCGAATCCGCTGGAACGATTTGTTGAGCAATTTATATTAACTTTTAGAAATTAACCAAACTCCTCTGAGAGATCTAAAACATACACTCCTAATCTTTCCTTATGTGGAGGATATATATCTGAAAGTAATTTTTCTGTTTCTTCTCTATTATTTGAATTTGGAGCAATTAGTTTGTAGTTTTCGTGATTTAGCATTTCAGAAAACGTTTTATATATCCTTATTTCTTTTACTGTTCGAACGAGTCGTTCGTCACGAGACATAAAAACTATAGATTCACCACTCTTTATTGTTTTGATGTTGTCATACCCAACTCTAACCTCTAAAGTTTTTTTGCCTCTTTTTATAAACTCTAAAAAATTCTTTTTTAGTCTTATAATTCTCATAAAGCGATCCCTCTCAAACTCCTTACTCCATTGTTGAGTTGCTATACCAACTTGATATGCATCAGGCATTACACCATCCATCTGCCAACCAGCTTGTTCCAAAAATCTTACTTGTTCAGCGTCTGGTACTATATGAACATATACTTTCCTGCCATATTCTCTCAATAAACCTGGTACATCGAACAATAGAGCAAAAAATGCAGACGAATCTTTTGCCACAAATGGCATGAGCTTTATTGGCTCCCCTTTCTTAGGGGTAGCCCCTGTAACTCCAAGGACTTTTCCGTAACTATCTGTAGCTGTAAAGATAAGCTTGTATTTTGAATCAATATCTTTTGAATCTCTTCGATTATGACCATCAAATAATTTTTCAACCCATTCGTCATTAATACCAATAAAATCGTTAGGCAACTCTTCGAGAAGGATTCTCTTCACTTGCTCTTTGTTTTTGTCATCAAGAGGCAAAACTGAAATATGGTCAAAATCAAATTCATCATCTCCAGATATATGTTCAAAACTTTTATAAAGCATATATTCTGTATGACCGTCTTTGTAATGATTTTCGCTTTTACCTGCCAAAATAAAATTATTTTTCAAGAATAAACCTAATGCCTTTCTATTTTTTTCAGCAACAGTACAATATAATTGTCTACAATTATTTTTCTGAGCATATTGCTCAGCAGTTTTGATCAAAAAATTTCCTATGCCATTTTTACCTCTAAAATCTTTATGAACGATTAACGGGCTAATTTTACATGTTTTTTGTCGCTTGAGTACGAGGTGCAATAAACCTGCTTTATTACCATTTAGCTCTACAATAAACATTTCCTGCTTTAACGAAAAAAAGCCAATTTTATCGATTCCACCAGAGTTATGAGCATTGAAAATTCTCATAGCATGTGCATAATGGTCGCCACCATAAAATGGAGATAGTGCCTCTACCATTAAATTAATAACAAAATCTTTATCTTCAAAAGTGGCAGATCGTATACGTAAAAGCATCAATATAAAACCTTTAAATTTTAGTTGGCAAAGCGATAATTCCTAACCAAGCTCCGCCAGCAAAACTTAAAATTGAGAGAAATAGAGTAGAAAGCAAAACTACCCTAAGCACTGTACCATTAAATAAGAAAGGTCGTTTTTTAAACGCTTCCTCTTTAAAATATGTAAATTGAGTCATGTAACCCAGGATCGCAGAAATACCACCGAGAACGACACCAATAATAAAAAATGTTGCAGATATTTTTAGATTTTTTGACATAGACAAATAAATATTTTTTTCGATATCACCAATAAAAGTTAATGTTGCTATTAAAGCACCACCATTAATTAAAATTGAAATCGATACTGCTTGAGTAACAAAACCAAGGAATGATTTATAAAGTTCGACAAACTGCTCTTTTGACATTCTTTCGAATTCAATCATTTTAGCATCCACTTACTTATTAGTATTTCGATGATTTTTTTCTAAGCACAACGCAGTGTTCACCGATTTATCCGGTGTAACACCTTGTTATATATTTTTAACTCTCAGGCTTATAATTGCCAGATAGAGACCTGCCGCACCAATCATAAGGCTGAATAAATTCACAAGATCTTCCGGTACAACAAAAGATGGGATAAAAATCTTAGACACAGATACAACCAAGAACACAGAAAATAGAATGCCAAAAGCGATGATCACATGCCGCTTATGAAAATGTTCCTTATAAAGTGAAGACAATGCTCCCGAACTCATAAGATCTGAATAACGGTGGTTACCATCAACCAAAATCCAGTCTTCATCTTTTTTGAAGCGTTTCAACCAATTTAGTTGGCAAACATGTACACGCCGAATACCAATGGCGGCCGCAGAGAAATTAATTGCTAATTCTTTGCTTACTGCTGTCACGTCCACCACATCCCATCCCTCCACAACGCTCACATAGTTTTCGCTAGCACGCTCGATCTCCAACTTTACTCTAGTAGCTTTTGCATATCGAGAATTACTAAGAAGTGAGACAAGTCGCTTTTGAATATTTGACACAAAGTTTTCATCTGGGTCAGAATCAACGAATGAAAGCATTATGTGCTCTACTGAATACTCTTCACAGATTGCAGACATTACATTAACATACGTGTCCACCGTTGTACTTTGAACCATAATTTTTGCCTTCACAAAATCACCTCAATGCGCCTCTTCCCTAGTCCTTTTGCCTTTTTAAGGGCTAATGTCGCATCACAACAATTGGCTCCTATACCTGCAGAAAAAGTCAAACCACCAAGTGATAGGCGCTCTAAATTTAGATCAATCTCGTGTTTAGAGTAGGCCAATAGACTGTCGCCACCACAAAAAACGATAGTGGCTGAATTCTCTTCGAAGTAAGTTTTTAGCTGAACCAAAGATTCGCAAACCTCTTCCGAAAGCATTTGTATTGATTTCAGATCACCTAATAGGGCAAACTTTTCGAGCTTCGCCCCAATGTCATCCCCATCTATGGCATAAAAGTACACAAATACCCTCCAATCTATGATGTATAACAGTGTTATTATCCGGACTTCGCCAAAATGGCAGCCCGTTGATTATTGAATTTACAGCAGCAAGTTTTGATTTCGTACATATATCACTAATTATTCAATATTATTGAATATTTCTCCAACAACTATCATCAGCTTGGCTATGAAGTCAGCTTTATACCTCTAACTGAAGTCAGGGTTATGCGGAACCCACAAGCGCATCTGAACAAAATTGCATCCCATCGAGGAAAATAATGCTACGGATGACTTTTCGAATACGGGAACTGCAAACGCGAAGACGCCAGAAAGGGGTCGTGCCTTCCTTTGACTCATCGTCTTCAACCATCAGGAAGCAGTGGATTTCACAGAATCGGCCGCCCAGCTCTCCTTTTCCACCCAATACGCCTGCCTATGCCCCTTCCTCTCATACTCTCGCACCAAAGCCAGCGCCTCTTCTTCCGTCAACCCGCTCCGAACCAGAAACTCATTGTTATTGTCATCCAGGCGCCAGACGGAAAAGGCCGACTCACCTTGGTTGCCATTCTTTTCCATTCCATCCTGATCTTTTCGGTCACGCATCATTGCCTCCAAAGGGATCAATGATCATAAAATTTTTTAGGCCATACATCACATGAAACAGGCAAGCAACTTAATTTTCCATTGTCATACATAGGACTCACTCATGTACTACAATATCGTGCAAGAGTACTCGACTACGCAATGAACCGTTCACAAACACCCCTCATTTACCTACCGCATGATTCAACCCATCTGCTTAGCATCCAGTAAAAATTTGTCGAAACATCTCATAACTCGTCCCCATCCATCGCCAACATAAATTCCGTAAAAATCATCGCCTGAAACTTCCGGTCCGCTTCCCCGGCATCCGCCGGGTGGACTCAAAGCGCGGAAGCGGAGGTCATTTGCGGCAACAATGGCCGCATTCGCAGACTCTTCGCGATCCATGCACGCAGGACGCAGCCAATACGCCCCGGCTCCAGCAATTTCACTCAATTTTAAGGGAGAGCTCATGTCCAAACGCATCGTCATCTGTGCCGACGGCACCTGGAATACTCCGGATCAGAAAGATGAAGGGGTGGTTTCGCCGACCAATGTGGCCAGGCTGGCCATGTGTGTGGCGCCGTTTGCGGGGGATGGTCGGCGACAGCTGCTTTATTACGAGTCCGGCGTGGGCACGCGGTGGTATGACAGGATACGGGGCGGGATTTCCGGGGTGGGGATT is a genomic window of Desulfomicrobium baculatum DSM 4028 containing:
- the ypfJ gene encoding KPN_02809 family neutral zinc metallopeptidase, with amino-acid sequence MKWRGRQESTNIEDRRGRSVRRAGVGGLGGLGLIVAVVYMLMGGNPLDLLTMVQEQPTAYEQSGGNYQESAEEAQLRTFSAVVLKETEEVWNELFARSGQAYEEPTLAIYSGSVQSGCGVASSGSGPFYCPLDGKIYLDLGFYDDMHSTFGAPGDFAMAYVIAHEVGHHVQNLLGILDKVHSQRSSISQEQFNALSVKLELQADYLAGVFAHHVQNKNLLDEGDFEEAMTAASAVGDDTIQKKTQGYIMPDSFTHGTSEQRMLWFRKGFRTGDLSEGDTFKPGAM
- a CDS encoding type II toxin-antitoxin system Phd/YefM family antitoxin translates to MRLFTDREFRNEPGKIREALADQEVVMTSRGKPYAVLLPVHDSNDIEEVLLLARRIRAQMALSAVRRKAAQSGLDKMPETEIDAEISDVRAKRGRSDAE
- a CDS encoding putative toxin-antitoxin system toxin component, PIN family, producing MSVRVVIDTNVLVSGLLGVYSYPARIIDLVYSGRFHCVHDDRILMEYREVLSRPKFASAISEHERDDLIDYLDRWGLHVLPGPIGPLAATAPDPFDLPFAEAAVAGQASYIITGNTAHFDFFSGNHWGIRVLTPKDCHALICGGA
- a CDS encoding Fic family protein; this encodes MSALPNWHTSSVSPTGTLRSTVQDGREESVYPQSYWPGDGTGGHLEFALKYDGVNLGILSALFDVVPPEEIAAWVNSKPTGKYARKIWFLYEFLTGRELPLPDLTKGNYTPLLEPDRYYTAAPGRRMQRQRVIDNLLGGKDFCPIIRRTEKLDAMEGIDLRKRCEEVAASYPPELLRRALTYLYNKETKSSFEIEHIKPSPSRTEKFIGLLEMAEHKDFCEKPLLIDVQNRIVDPRFQDSDYRANQNYVGQAVSYQKQVVHYVCPRPSDLPELMEGLLTAHHVMKKGALPAIIHAAAISYGFVFMHPFEDGNGRIHRFLIHNILCLRGEIPKGLMFPVSAAMLKNPELYDHSLEAFSNPLMRLVEYNLDDLGQMTVTDETGPLYRYIDMTAQAEALYDFVKITIEHELVEELDFLANYDKTKQAMQQIVDMPDRLIDLFIQLCLQNNGRLSARRKESHFGFLTDDELAGMENAVREGYARN
- a CDS encoding GNAT family N-acetyltransferase, with protein sequence MLLRIRSATFEDKDFVINLMVEALSPFYGGDHYAHAMRIFNAHNSGGIDKIGFFSLKQEMFIVELNGNKAGLLHLVLKRQKTCKISPLIVHKDFRGKNGIGNFLIKTAEQYAQKNNCRQLYCTVAEKNRKALGLFLKNNFILAGKSENHYKDGHTEYMLYKSFEHISGDDEFDFDHISVLPLDDKNKEQVKRILLEELPNDFIGINDEWVEKLFDGHNRRDSKDIDSKYKLIFTATDSYGKVLGVTGATPKKGEPIKLMPFVAKDSSAFFALLFDVPGLLREYGRKVYVHIVPDAEQVRFLEQAGWQMDGVMPDAYQVGIATQQWSKEFERDRFMRIIRLKKNFLEFIKRGKKTLEVRVGYDNIKTIKSGESIVFMSRDERLVRTVKEIRIYKTFSEMLNHENYKLIAPNSNNREETEKLLSDIYPPHKERLGVYVLDLSEEFG
- a CDS encoding mCpol domain-containing protein, which encodes MYFYAIDGDDIGAKLEKFALLGDLKSIQMLSEEVCESLVQLKTYFEENSATIVFCGGDSLLAYSKHEIDLNLERLSLGGLTFSAGIGANCCDATLALKKAKGLGKRRIEVIL